The Tautonia marina genome segment ACATCTGTGTCACGGTGGTCCGGCTCGAAGGCGGTCAGGTCCGTCTCGGGATCGACGCACCGAGACACGTCCCCGTCGTGCGGGCCGAGTTGCGGCAGCGTGATGAAGCCGAGGCGGCCCTGGCTCGCCTCAGCGGCGAGATGGTCTCGGTTGAAGAACCGACGGCCATCCCGGCGACAGCGGCAGCGACGGAATGCTGGCAGACGATCGAAGCCCCCCTGGGACATCGGCTCAGGGCCGAACCGGGACCGGTCAGCACTCAGTCTTGCGCCACAAGATCCGCCTCTCGGAAACGGTAACCGACACCCCGGACCGTTTCGATCAATTCGGAGCCGGCACCGAGCTTCTTCCGAAGGCTCTTGATATGGACATCGATGGTCCGCTCCAAGACCATGGCATCCTCGCCAATCGCGGCGTCCATCAATTCGTGACGGGTGAAGGCCCGACCGGCCTGACGTAGCAAGACCTCAAGAAGCCGGAACTCGGTGGGGGTCAGGGGAAGCTCCGCGCCTTGAAACAAGGCGCGGTGACGATGCTTGTCGATCGTCACCCCCTGGACCTCGAAGACAACGGCCGAGGCGGTCTCCGCGTGGCTGGCCCGTCGGCGGAGGACGTTCTTGATGCGCTGGATCAGGACCTTGAGGCTGTAGGGCTTGGTGACGTAGTCGTCGGCACCAACGGCCAGGCCGATCAGCTCGTCGCTCTCCTCGGCCTTGGCCGTGAGCATGAGAATGGGGATGTCTCGGGTCTGGGACCCGGCTCGGAGTTCTCGGCAGACCTCCAGGCCGGGTTTGACCGGGAGCATGAGGTCGAGCACGATCAGGTCGGGCAAGCGAAGCTGGGCCTGGCGGAGCCCGTCCTGGCCATCGTAAGCGATCAGGACATCAAAGCCTTCGCGGCGAAGGTTCATCGCCAGCGTGTCGGCCAGGTGATGTTCGTCTTCGACGATCAGAATTTGCGTGTTGGCCATGAGGGAATCCGTCGCCCGGAGGTTGCGGACCGGAGGAATTGAGCGGCTTCGGATCGATCGGACGGCCATCGCTCGTTCCGGTACTCCGGGAACGAGGGGGCTCCGTCCCGTTGATCGGGGCCGAATCGTCCCCGTCGGCTCCGGTCAATCCAAACGTATCGTACCCAGAGACGACCAGACATTTTATGAAAAAG includes the following:
- a CDS encoding carbon storage regulator; the protein is MLVLTRKRMEKLYIGRDICVTVVRLEGGQVRLGIDAPRHVPVVRAELRQRDEAEAALARLSGEMVSVEEPTAIPATAAATECWQTIEAPLGHRLRAEPGPVSTQSCATRSASRKR
- a CDS encoding winged helix-turn-helix domain-containing protein, producing MANTQILIVEDEHHLADTLAMNLRREGFDVLIAYDGQDGLRQAQLRLPDLIVLDLMLPVKPGLEVCRELRAGSQTRDIPILMLTAKAEESDELIGLAVGADDYVTKPYSLKVLIQRIKNVLRRRASHAETASAVVFEVQGVTIDKHRHRALFQGAELPLTPTEFRLLEVLLRQAGRAFTRHELMDAAIGEDAMVLERTIDVHIKSLRKKLGAGSELIETVRGVGYRFREADLVAQD